The Arachis hypogaea cultivar Tifrunner chromosome 16, arahy.Tifrunner.gnm2.J5K5, whole genome shotgun sequence genome contains a region encoding:
- the LOC140180240 gene encoding uncharacterized protein produces MTKPFTTRMVGCVYSHEIWKRLDDHFSSQIRARIIQLKNKLSTIKIGNSVSEHVLALKGTIDALASVGEPMRESDHVNAILNGLTEEYGMVITSVVARPVSITVGKLESLLLTHESMLERFKKSDLFMQANVAHNTQGYSQNFNARGGFKGGSRGGGRNMRGGKGFYNESGQTGTQYYSSRSQGGNKFSGNSSSNNNNNENSRQFNNARPICQVCDKPGYTAKNCWYMYKRNNESRTQYNRSHPL; encoded by the coding sequence ATGACCAAGCCCTTCACAACTCGAATGGTAGGTTGTGTTTACTCACATGAGATCTGGAAAAGGTTAGATGAtcatttttcttcacaaattagAGCAAGAATAATTCAGCTAAAGAACAAACTGAGCACAATCAAAATAGGAAATTCAGTAAGTGAACATGTGTTAGCTTTAAAAGGGACAATTGATGCATTAGCTTCTGTAGGAGAACCAATGAGGGAGAGTGACCATGTCAATGCAATCTTGAATGGCTTGACTGAGGAATATGGCATGGTAATTACCTCTGTGGTTGCAAGACCAGTAAGTATCACTGTTGGAAAACTGGAATCACTCCTATTAACTCATGAAAGCATGTTGGAGAGGTTTAAAAAGTCAGATTTGTTTATGCAAGCAAACGTAGCACACAACACACAAGGATACTCGCAAAACTTTAATGCAAGAGGTGGATTTAAAGGTGGTTCTCGAGGTGGTGGCCGAAACATGAGAGGTGGAAAAGGCTTCTATAATGAAAGTGGACAGACTGGTACACAGTATTACAGTTCAAGGTCTCAAGGAGGGAACAAGTTCAGTGGCAATAGCTCaagtaacaacaataacaacgaAAATTCAAGACAATTCAACAATGCAAGACCTATTTGTCAAGTGTGTGATAAGCCTGGATACACTGCCAAGAATTGTTGGTACATGTATAAGAGGAATAATGAGTCAAGAACACAATACAATAGGTCACATCCGCTGTAA